The following are encoded together in the Enterobacteriaceae endosymbiont of Plateumaris braccata genome:
- the rpsF gene encoding 30S ribosomal protein S6 → MRYYEIILIIHPDQSDQIEKILKYYKNIINQNKGIITRLENWGRRQLSYPINKLHKAHYILMNIMINNNYINNLEKDFYLNESIIRYIVIKTKKEIKSISPILKLKDEHNTEQKSSDIIKTI, encoded by the coding sequence ATGAGATATTATGAAATAATATTAATTATACATCCAGATCAAAGTGATCAAATTGAAAAAATTTTAAAATATTATAAAAATATTATTAATCAAAATAAAGGAATTATTACTAGATTAGAAAATTGGGGAAGAAGACAATTATCATATCCTATTAATAAATTACATAAAGCACATTATATTTTAATGAATATAATGATTAATAATAATTATATTAATAATTTAGAAAAAGATTTTTATCTTAATGAATCCATTATAAGATATATAGTAATTAAAACCAAAAAAGAAATTAAATCTATATCACCTATTTTAAAATTAAAAGATGAACATAATACAGAACAAAAAAGTAGTGATATTATAAAAACTATATAA
- the rpe gene encoding ribulose-phosphate 3-epimerase, giving the protein MNKYFLAASILSANFSYLGKEINDVIIAGVDIIHFDIMDNHYVPNLTIGPLVLKSLRDCGITNLIDVHLMTKPVDNLIISCAQAGADYITFHPECSYHIDRSISLIKEYGCKAGLAFNPSTSLDYLDYIIDKLDIILIMSVNPGFEGQKFIPKIFNKIIKARKIIDQKQKNILLSVDGGVNIQNISKIISSGANVLVLGSTIFKNILSYKEVIKQIKIKLNNII; this is encoded by the coding sequence ATGAATAAGTATTTTCTTGCTGCATCTATTTTATCAGCTAATTTTTCTTATTTAGGAAAAGAAATTAATGATGTTATTATAGCTGGAGTAGATATAATACATTTCGATATTATGGATAACCATTATGTCCCTAATTTAACTATAGGACCATTAGTACTAAAATCACTAAGAGATTGCGGTATTACAAATCTTATTGATGTACATTTAATGACAAAACCAGTTGATAATTTAATTATTTCTTGTGCTCAAGCTGGAGCTGATTATATTACTTTTCATCCAGAATGTTCATATCATATTGATCGTAGTATTTCTTTAATAAAAGAATATGGTTGTAAAGCAGGATTAGCTTTTAATCCTTCTACCTCATTAGATTATTTAGATTATATAATAGATAAATTAGATATAATATTAATTATGTCAGTAAATCCTGGATTTGAAGGACAAAAATTTATTCCGAAAATTTTTAATAAAATTATTAAAGCAAGAAAAATAATTGATCAGAAACAAAAAAATATATTGCTTTCAGTTGATGGAGGTGTGAATATACAAAATATAAGTAAAATAATAAGTTCTGGAGCTAATGTATTAGTATTAGGTTCCACTATATTTAAAAATATATTATCTTATAAAGAAGTAATTAAACAAATTAAAATAAAATTAAACAATATAATATAG
- the dnaX gene encoding DNA polymerase III subunit gamma/tau → MTYYALARKWRPQKFCDIIGQDHIVKAIKYSLFKKNVHPAWIFSGSRGVGKTTIARLFAMGLSCLNGITDNPCGLCINCKDIKNNSFLDLIELDSASKTKVEEIRDIIDNIQYKPIRGRYKIYIFDEFHMLSKHSFNALLKIIEEPPLYVKFIFVTTELQKIPITIISRCLQFHLKLITNKEISQKLKYILHIEKLNYDKKILDILSNAADGSMRDALSLTDQLISMGELTLKNIYLMLGLIEKKYLFLLIKSLKEKNINLTLEIIEQIASFNVNWDNIIIEILFLLHELLKIKIINSTNKINNEYNNFYKNNKKYLNIILKSFSLEEIRFIYKTFIIGRKNLNLNPNNKIGFEVIILKLIFNFNKVKI, encoded by the coding sequence ATGACTTATTACGCATTAGCAAGAAAATGGAGACCGCAAAAATTTTGCGATATTATAGGACAAGATCACATAGTTAAAGCTATTAAATATAGTTTATTTAAAAAAAATGTCCATCCTGCATGGATATTTTCTGGTAGTAGAGGTGTAGGTAAAACTACTATAGCTAGATTGTTTGCTATGGGTTTAAGTTGTTTAAATGGTATTACAGATAATCCTTGCGGATTATGTATAAATTGTAAAGATATAAAAAATAATTCTTTTTTAGATTTAATAGAATTAGATTCTGCATCTAAAACAAAAGTAGAAGAAATTAGAGATATAATAGATAATATTCAATACAAACCTATAAGAGGTCGTTATAAAATATATATTTTTGATGAATTTCATATGTTATCAAAACATAGCTTTAATGCTTTATTAAAAATAATAGAAGAACCACCTCTATATGTAAAATTTATATTTGTGACAACAGAATTACAAAAGATACCCATTACTATTATATCCCGATGTTTACAATTTCATCTAAAATTAATAACAAATAAAGAAATCTCTCAAAAATTAAAATATATTTTACATATAGAAAAATTAAATTATGATAAAAAAATATTAGATATATTATCAAATGCTGCTGATGGAAGTATGAGAGATGCTTTAAGTTTAACAGATCAATTAATTTCTATGGGTGAATTAACACTTAAAAACATTTATTTAATGTTAGGTTTAATTGAAAAAAAATATTTATTTTTATTAATTAAAAGCTTAAAAGAAAAAAATATTAATTTAACATTAGAAATTATTGAACAAATTGCATCTTTTAATGTTAATTGGGATAATATTATTATAGAAATATTATTTTTATTGCATGAATTATTGAAAATTAAAATTATTAATTCTACAAATAAAATTAATAATGAATATAATAATTTTTATAAAAATAATAAAAAATATTTAAATATTATTTTAAAAAGTTTTTCTTTAGAAGAAATAAGATTTATATATAAAACATTTATTATAGGAAGAAAAAATTTAAATTTAAATCCTAATAATAAAATTGGATTTGAAGTTATTATTCTTAAATTAATATTTAATTTTAATAAAGTTAAAATTTAA
- a CDS encoding transglycosylase domain-containing protein gives MKFKKIFSRKYSLMVITIFITIYSYFFLNQIINNLSDIRNIKKMQVKSPVNITHENKILITNSNIDYFNYISIDNVPKIIIQAFLIIEDNKFYSHNGFDIKAIFRAFMNLIISGHITQGGSTITQQLARNFFLTPKKSFIRKIKEILLAIKIEQYLSKKDILELYLNKTYLGQNTYGIVEASRIYFHKTLDQLTLSEIAILAGLPKNPSVYNPIASVEKTKKRRNIVLKRMLYKNVITKKEYNKAINTPIINNDLNQKKKINFKKIIKIILYNNGKLKIKIKNINFIYR, from the coding sequence ATGAAATTTAAAAAAATTTTTTCTAGAAAATATTCTTTAATGGTAATAACAATATTTATTACTATCTATTCATATTTTTTTTTAAATCAAATTATAAATAATTTATCAGATATAAGAAATATAAAAAAAATGCAAGTAAAATCACCTGTTAATATTACTCATGAAAATAAAATATTAATAACAAATTCTAATATAGATTATTTTAATTATATTTCAATAGATAATGTACCAAAAATAATTATACAAGCTTTTCTTATTATTGAAGATAATAAATTTTATAGTCATAACGGATTTGATATAAAAGCTATTTTTAGAGCATTCATGAATTTAATTATATCAGGACATATAACACAAGGTGGTAGTACCATCACTCAACAATTAGCACGTAATTTTTTTCTTACTCCTAAAAAAAGTTTTATAAGAAAAATAAAAGAAATATTATTAGCTATAAAAATAGAACAATATTTATCTAAAAAAGATATTCTTGAATTATATTTAAATAAAACTTATTTAGGACAAAATACTTATGGAATAGTTGAAGCATCTAGAATATATTTTCATAAAACATTAGATCAATTAACATTAAGTGAAATAGCTATTTTAGCAGGATTACCTAAAAATCCATCTGTTTATAATCCTATAGCATCTGTAGAAAAAACAAAAAAAAGAAGAAATATAGTCTTAAAAAGAATGTTATATAAAAATGTAATTACAAAAAAAGAATATAATAAAGCAATAAATACACCTATTATAAATAATGATTTAAATCAAAAAAAAAAAATTAACTTTAAAAAAATAATTAAAATAATATTATATAATAATGGTAAATTAAAAATTAAAATAAAAAATATAAATTTTATTTATAGATAA
- the ung gene encoding uracil-DNA glycosylase — protein MKKNINWTNLLNKEKQKFYFKKLINKINTDIISGKIIYPKKQNIFYVFKVTNFKNLKVVILGQDPYHEKNQANGLAFSVMPNIKIPASLKNIYKSLKFDIPNFKIPKHGYLLNWAKQGVMLLNTVLTVEKGLANSHNNIGWEKFTNNVINIISNNSKNIVFLLWGKKAKKKIKFINNKKHYILYTSHPSPYSAHKGFLYCKHFSKTNKYLIDHKYDPIDWNLNFI, from the coding sequence ATGAAAAAAAATATTAATTGGACTAATTTATTAAATAAGGAAAAACAGAAATTTTATTTTAAAAAATTAATAAATAAAATTAATACTGATATTATTTCTGGTAAAATTATTTATCCAAAGAAACAAAATATATTTTATGTTTTTAAAGTTACTAATTTTAAAAATTTAAAGGTAGTTATATTAGGTCAAGATCCTTATCATGAAAAAAATCAAGCTAATGGTTTAGCTTTTTCTGTAATGCCTAATATAAAAATTCCTGCTTCATTGAAAAATATTTATAAATCATTGAAATTTGATATTCCAAATTTTAAAATTCCAAAACATGGATATTTATTAAATTGGGCTAAACAAGGTGTAATGTTATTAAATACCGTATTAACAGTAGAAAAAGGATTAGCTAATTCTCATAATAATATTGGATGGGAAAAATTTACTAATAATGTCATTAATATTATTAGTAATAATTCTAAAAATATAGTATTTTTATTATGGGGTAAAAAAGCAAAAAAAAAAATAAAGTTTATTAATAATAAAAAACACTATATTTTATACACATCACACCCCTCACCTTATTCTGCACATAAAGGTTTTTTATATTGTAAACATTTTTCTAAAACAAATAAATATCTTATTGATCATAAATACGATCCCATTGATTGGAATTTAAATTTTATATAA
- the rplI gene encoding 50S ribosomal protein L9 encodes MKIILLDQVVGLGKKSEIVNVKPGYARNFLIPKNKGIIATEENINLLKKQITELKIELLDIFNKAKLRSKQFIKIIDKIIIKSRSSKDNKLFGSVGRNNILKEIKNIGFNILKKEIVLPKGALKTLGNHEIHFKFHPKIIIKKNIQIINFSK; translated from the coding sequence GTGAAAATAATTTTATTGGATCAAGTTGTAGGATTAGGTAAAAAATCTGAAATAGTTAATGTTAAACCTGGATATGCACGAAATTTTCTTATTCCAAAAAATAAAGGTATAATAGCTACAGAAGAAAATATTAATTTATTAAAAAAACAAATTACTGAATTAAAAATAGAATTATTAGATATTTTTAATAAAGCAAAACTAAGATCAAAACAATTTATAAAAATAATAGATAAAATCATAATTAAATCTAGATCTAGTAAAGATAATAAATTATTTGGATCTGTAGGTAGAAATAATATTTTAAAAGAAATTAAAAATATAGGATTTAATATTTTAAAAAAAGAAATTGTTTTACCAAAAGGAGCATTAAAAACATTAGGTAATCACGAAATACATTTTAAATTTCATCCAAAAATAATAATAAAAAAAAATATTCAAATTATTAATTTTTCAAAATAA
- the aroK gene encoding shikimate kinase AroK, producing the protein MAEKRNIFLIGPMGAGKSTIGRQLANQLNMEFFDSDEEIERRTGADINWVFDVEGESGFRKRERKIINEITIKKGIVLATGGGSVTSKETRKYLSSRGIVVYLKTTIEKQLIRTQRDKKRPLLNNQNKPAIEILQNLAKKRNPLYKEIADIIIKTDKQNAKIVTNQLINLLEKN; encoded by the coding sequence ATGGCAGAAAAAAGAAATATATTTTTAATAGGTCCTATGGGAGCAGGAAAAAGTACAATTGGGCGTCAATTAGCTAATCAATTAAATATGGAATTTTTTGATTCTGATGAAGAAATTGAACGTCGTACTGGAGCTGATATAAATTGGGTTTTTGATGTAGAAGGAGAATCAGGATTTAGAAAACGTGAAAGAAAAATTATTAATGAAATTACTATTAAAAAAGGAATTGTTTTAGCTACAGGTGGAGGTTCTGTAACTTCTAAAGAAACACGTAAATATTTATCATCTAGAGGAATAGTTGTTTATTTAAAAACTACTATAGAAAAACAACTAATTCGTACTCAAAGAGATAAAAAACGACCTTTATTAAATAATCAAAATAAACCTGCTATAGAAATTTTACAGAATTTAGCTAAAAAAAGAAATCCTTTATATAAGGAAATAGCTGATATTATTATTAAAACAGATAAACAAAATGCTAAAATTGTTACCAATCAACTTATTAACTTATTAGAAAAAAATTAA
- the trpS gene encoding tryptophan--tRNA ligase, which produces MLTKPTVFSAIQPTGNLTIGNYIGALKQWNEIQKKYFCIYCIADLHSLTIYQKPNILNKNILDTLAIFLACDIDPNKNIIFIQSHVPQHTQLSWILNCFTYFGELKRMIQFKEKMLLFKNKNINIGLFNYPILMAADILLYQADKIPVGKDQIQHIEMARKIAIRFNSIYGNIFTIPEKIINPNKGSCIMSLLNPLKKMSKSDSNSNNVINLFDKIDIIRKKINNAVTDSDIPPNIIYDKTNKPGISNLLSILSNITNVSIQNLEKEFKGKIYNDLKKSVIDNLYIFLNKFQKKYSKYRENKKLLNNIIINGSHKAQKKAKITLNNINNIIGLYNKKIL; this is translated from the coding sequence ATGTTAACTAAACCAACAGTATTTAGTGCTATTCAACCTACAGGTAATTTAACAATTGGAAATTATATAGGCGCATTGAAACAATGGAATGAAATTCAAAAAAAATATTTCTGTATTTATTGTATTGCAGATTTACATTCTTTAACTATATACCAAAAACCAAATATTTTAAATAAAAATATTTTAGATACATTAGCTATTTTTTTAGCATGTGATATTGATCCAAATAAAAATATTATTTTTATACAATCTCATGTTCCTCAACATACACAATTAAGTTGGATATTAAATTGTTTTACCTATTTTGGTGAATTAAAAAGAATGATTCAATTTAAAGAGAAAATGTTATTATTTAAAAATAAAAATATCAATATTGGGTTATTTAATTATCCTATATTAATGGCAGCTGATATTTTATTATATCAAGCAGATAAAATACCAGTAGGAAAAGATCAAATTCAACATATTGAAATGGCTAGAAAAATAGCTATAAGATTTAATTCTATTTATGGAAATATATTTACAATACCAGAAAAAATTATTAATCCTAATAAAGGATCATGTATAATGTCATTATTAAATCCTTTGAAAAAAATGTCTAAATCTGATTCAAATTCTAATAATGTTATTAATTTATTTGATAAAATTGATATAATTAGAAAAAAAATTAATAATGCTGTTACTGATTCTGATATTCCTCCTAATATTATTTATGATAAAACTAATAAACCAGGTATTTCTAATTTACTTAGCATATTATCGAATATTACTAATGTTTCTATTCAAAATTTAGAAAAAGAATTTAAAGGAAAAATTTATAATGATTTAAAAAAATCTGTAATAGATAACTTATATATATTTTTAAATAAATTTCAAAAAAAATACTCTAAATATAGAGAAAATAAAAAACTATTAAATAATATTATTATTAATGGATCTCATAAAGCTCAAAAAAAAGCAAAAATTACATTAAATAATATTAATAATATTATTGGACTATATAATAAAAAAATTTTATAA
- the aroB gene encoding 3-dehydroquinate synthase, with protein sequence MDTILVKTKKHNYSITIGFDLFDTPYLFSSFKYGDQTMIITNQKIFTLYFKKIFNTLKNIGIKVDYIILPDGEKYKTLTTMNIIYSTLLKKLHSRDTTLISLGGGVISDITGFAASSYQRGVKLIHIPTTLLSQVDASIGGKTGVNHNLGKNMIGSFYQPNSVIINLNYLNTLSKREFSSGMAEVIKYSIIFDNIFFHWLEKNINKLLNLDKQSINYCIYKCCTFKSKIISEDENEKNQRVLLNLGHTYGHAIESEINYDGTWTHGEAISVGMIMSCITAEKLNLFNKYDTLRIINLLKKCNLPFQNPKFMNTKKYLKYMFLDKKVHNNKIHLVIPIKIGKVIISNNINKNIISDSVKQSTNLIN encoded by the coding sequence ATAGATACTATTTTAGTAAAAACAAAAAAACATAATTATTCTATTACAATAGGTTTTGATTTATTTGATACGCCATATTTATTTAGTAGTTTTAAATATGGTGATCAAACAATGATTATTACTAACCAAAAAATATTTACTCTTTATTTTAAAAAAATATTTAATACATTAAAAAATATTGGTATAAAAGTAGATTATATTATTTTACCAGATGGTGAAAAATATAAAACATTAACAACAATGAATATTATTTATTCAACTCTATTAAAAAAATTACATAGTAGAGATACTACATTAATTTCTTTAGGTGGTGGTGTAATTAGTGATATAACTGGTTTTGCAGCATCTAGTTATCAACGAGGAGTAAAATTAATACATATTCCAACTACTTTATTATCTCAAGTAGATGCTTCTATAGGTGGTAAAACTGGTGTTAATCATAATTTAGGTAAAAATATGATAGGAAGTTTTTATCAACCTAATTCTGTTATAATTAATTTAAATTATTTAAATACATTATCGAAAAGAGAATTTTCTTCTGGAATGGCAGAAGTTATTAAATATAGTATTATATTTGATAATATTTTTTTTCATTGGTTAGAAAAAAATATTAATAAATTATTAAATTTAGATAAACAATCTATAAATTATTGTATTTATAAATGTTGTACATTTAAATCAAAAATTATTTCTGAAGATGAAAATGAAAAAAATCAAAGAGTTTTATTAAATTTAGGACACACTTATGGACATGCAATAGAGTCAGAAATAAATTATGATGGTACATGGACACATGGAGAAGCAATATCAGTTGGTATGATTATGTCATGTATAACTGCAGAAAAATTGAACTTATTTAATAAATATGATACGTTGAGAATAATAAATTTATTAAAAAAATGTAATTTACCATTTCAAAATCCTAAATTTATGAATACAAAAAAATATTTAAAATATATGTTTTTAGATAAGAAAGTTCATAATAATAAAATTCATTTAGTTATACCTATAAAGATAGGAAAAGTAATAATAAGTAACAATATTAATAAAAATATTATTTCTGACTCAGTTAAACAATCTACAAATTTAATAAATTAA
- the crp gene encoding cAMP-activated global transcriptional regulator CRP, producing the protein MVVLKPQKDPTLEWFLSYCHINKYSAKTILINKGDIANNLYYILNGSVVVLIKNNKGKEIILSYLNKGDFVGELGIFLHNHKRTAWVKLKTDCELAEISYKNFYNLIKINYNIIMKISTQIAYRLQITSKKVSNLAFLDVSDRIVKTLLNLAKSPDAITHPHGMQIKITRQEIGKIVGCSRETVGRIFKNLKDQNIIYAHGKTIVVYGTR; encoded by the coding sequence ATGGTAGTTTTAAAACCACAAAAAGATCCTACTTTAGAATGGTTTCTTTCATATTGTCATATTAATAAATATTCAGCTAAAACTATTTTAATAAATAAAGGTGATATAGCAAATAATTTATATTATATATTAAATGGTAGTGTTGTAGTTTTAATTAAAAATAATAAAGGAAAAGAAATTATTCTTAGTTATTTAAATAAAGGTGATTTTGTAGGAGAATTAGGAATTTTTCTTCATAATCATAAACGTACTGCATGGGTAAAATTAAAAACAGATTGTGAATTAGCAGAAATATCTTATAAAAATTTTTATAATTTAATTAAAATTAATTATAATATTATTATGAAAATTTCTACTCAAATAGCTTACAGATTACAAATTACATCAAAAAAAGTCAGTAATTTAGCTTTTTTAGATGTAAGTGATAGAATAGTAAAAACATTATTAAATTTAGCTAAAAGTCCTGATGCAATTACTCATCCTCATGGTATGCAAATCAAAATTACTAGACAAGAAATTGGTAAAATAGTTGGTTGTTCAAGAGAGACAGTAGGACGTATATTTAAAAATCTTAAAGATCAAAATATAATTTATGCTCATGGAAAAACAATTGTTGTTTATGGCACTCGTTAA
- the htpG gene encoding molecular chaperone HtpG, which produces MIMKVQETRNFESEVKQLLHLMINSLYSNKEIFLRELISNASDAADKLKFKALSNTNLYENDNKLKVQISINKKERLIIINDNGIGMTRDEVIENLGTIAKSGTKSFIESLNISSKKSKENKQTTQFIGQFGVGFYSSFIVANKVSVKTRAAGIAYDKGVFWESTGENNYNITNIYKKSRGTEITLHIRENNNEFLDIWRIKNIISKYSDHISLPIEIQTYDEKNKQYIWEQINKAQAIWLRNKSEISDSEYKEFYKQLTHDTTDPIAWTHNHVEGKQDYTSLLYIPFNIPWDVRNRDYKNGIKLYVQRVFIMDDAEQLLPKYLRFIKGLVDSNDLPLNISREILQDNNIIHNMKNMLTKKVLNILTKISQKEDLYNDLWQKFGLILKEGPAEDLNNKDRIIELLRFASTYNNNSIQNISLESYIKRMIKGQKKIYFLTADNYLAAKSSPHLEFFSNKKIEVLLLTDHIDEWMMSYITDFKGKSLQLISKKDESLNDFIKKEDNIDNDVNKKELNNFIKKVENILGSKVKKVYFTNRLFNTPAIVTTDTNEMSTQMAKLFAAAGQQTPEIKYNFELNSNHILIKKAMNIKDEKYFLEFINLLLEEAIFAEKGTLENPNTFINRINYFLSTDKI; this is translated from the coding sequence ATTATAATGAAAGTACAAGAAACTCGAAATTTTGAATCTGAAGTTAAACAACTTTTACATTTAATGATAAATTCTCTTTATTCTAATAAAGAAATTTTTTTACGAGAATTAATATCAAATGCCTCTGATGCAGCAGACAAATTAAAATTTAAAGCATTATCTAATACTAATTTATATGAAAATGATAATAAATTAAAAGTACAAATATCTATAAATAAAAAAGAAAGATTAATTATTATTAATGATAATGGAATTGGTATGACTCGTGATGAAGTAATTGAAAACTTAGGTACAATTGCTAAATCAGGAACAAAATCTTTTATCGAATCTTTAAATATTTCTTCTAAAAAATCAAAAGAAAATAAACAAACCACACAGTTTATAGGACAATTTGGTGTTGGATTTTATTCTTCTTTTATAGTAGCAAATAAAGTATCAGTAAAAACTAGAGCGGCTGGAATAGCATATGATAAAGGGGTTTTTTGGGAATCTACCGGAGAAAATAATTATAATATTACAAATATTTATAAAAAATCTCGAGGAACTGAAATTACTTTACATATACGTGAAAATAATAATGAATTTCTTGATATATGGCGTATTAAAAATATTATTAGTAAGTATTCTGATCATATATCTTTACCAATAGAAATTCAAACTTATGATGAAAAAAATAAACAATATATTTGGGAACAAATAAATAAAGCACAAGCAATATGGTTACGTAATAAATCAGAAATCAGTGATTCTGAATATAAAGAATTTTATAAACAGTTAACTCATGATACAACTGATCCTATTGCATGGACTCATAATCATGTTGAAGGAAAACAGGACTATACTAGTTTATTATATATTCCTTTCAATATTCCATGGGACGTTAGAAATCGTGATTATAAAAATGGTATTAAATTATATGTACAAAGAGTTTTTATTATGGATGATGCTGAACAACTTTTACCAAAATATTTAAGATTTATTAAAGGTTTAGTAGATTCTAATGATTTACCCTTAAATATTTCTAGAGAAATTTTACAAGATAATAATATTATTCATAATATGAAAAATATGTTAACTAAAAAAGTATTAAATATTTTAACAAAGATCTCACAAAAAGAAGATTTATATAATGATTTATGGCAAAAATTTGGATTAATTTTGAAAGAAGGTCCAGCAGAAGATTTAAATAATAAAGATAGAATAATTGAATTATTACGTTTTGCTTCAACTTATAATAATAATTCTATACAGAATATATCATTAGAATCATATATTAAACGAATGATTAAAGGGCAAAAAAAAATATATTTTTTAACTGCTGATAATTATCTTGCAGCAAAAAGTAGTCCTCATTTAGAATTTTTTTCTAATAAAAAAATTGAAGTACTTTTATTAACTGATCATATTGATGAATGGATGATGAGTTATATAACTGATTTTAAAGGAAAATCTCTACAATTAATTAGTAAAAAAGATGAATCATTAAATGATTTTATTAAAAAAGAAGATAATATAGACAATGATGTAAATAAAAAAGAATTAAATAATTTTATAAAAAAAGTTGAAAATATATTAGGAAGTAAAGTTAAAAAAGTATATTTTACAAATCGTTTATTTAATACTCCTGCTATTGTTACTACGGATACTAATGAAATGAGTACACAAATGGCTAAATTATTTGCTGCAGCAGGACAACAAACTCCAGAAATAAAATATAATTTTGAATTAAATTCAAATCATATTTTAATTAAAAAAGCAATGAATATAAAAGATGAAAAATATTTTTTAGAATTTATTAATTTATTATTAGAAGAAGCTATTTTCGCAGAAAAAGGTACGTTAGAAAATCCTAATACGTTTATAAATAGAATAAATTATTTTTTATCAACAGATAAAATTTAA
- the rpsR gene encoding 30S ribosomal protein S18 — protein sequence MIRYFRRRKFCRFTSEGIKEIDYKDINLLKNFITESGKIVPSRITGTKARYQRQLTRAIKLARYLSLIPYTDHHK from the coding sequence ATGATACGTTATTTTCGTCGTCGTAAATTTTGTCGTTTTACATCTGAAGGAATTAAAGAAATTGATTATAAAGATATTAATTTATTGAAAAATTTTATTACTGAAAGTGGAAAAATTGTTCCTAGTAGAATAACTGGTACTAAAGCTAGATATCAACGTCAATTAACTAGAGCAATAAAACTAGCAAGATATCTATCACTCATCCCTTATACTGATCATCATAAATGA
- a CDS encoding phospholipase D-like domain-containing protein — MNTKKIIILLILILLKIDVAVATRIDVLFTPNPKTLPIIIKLIEHAKKEILVAAYTFTNKNLALALLNASHKGIKIYIMVDAKNNMNRYTAINFLKNKTKNIHIRMNNHYAIMHNKFIIIDGSTIETGSLNYSANAIKRNAENIIIIYNSKKIAKIYKKQFFKLWKESIIKIK; from the coding sequence ATGAATACAAAAAAAATTATAATTTTATTAATTTTAATTTTATTAAAAATTGATGTAGCTGTTGCAACTCGAATCGATGTATTATTTACTCCTAATCCAAAAACTTTACCAATCATAATTAAGCTTATTGAACATGCTAAGAAAGAAATATTAGTAGCAGCTTATACATTCACTAATAAAAATTTAGCTTTAGCATTATTAAATGCAAGTCATAAAGGTATAAAAATTTATATAATGGTTGATGCTAAAAATAATATGAATCGTTATACTGCAATAAATTTTTTAAAAAATAAAACTAAAAATATTCATATTAGAATGAATAATCATTATGCTATTATGCATAATAAATTTATTATTATAGATGGATCTACTATTGAAACAGGATCTTTAAATTATTCGGCTAACGCAATAAAACGTAATGCAGAAAATATAATTATAATTTATAATTCTAAAAAGATAGCTAAGATATATAAAAAACAATTTTTCAAATTATGGAAAGAAAGTATAATTAAAATTAAATAA